The genomic DNA ACCGGCACTGATCGGAGGGCTGCTGCTCACAGCGCTTCTGTGGTGGGCAGGGGCGAGTGCGCAGGCACTTCACCTGCCGGGCACCACCGGCGTGATCGGCAGCCGGACCGCCGCCGACCTCGAACGCTGGCTCGCCCCCTGGTCGTACGACCCTCCGTCCTCGGTTCAGGTCGGCACCGAGGTGTCCGGTGGGATCGGGGACGCGGCCGAGACCGACAGCACCCGCTATCTCGCGCTGTACGCCACCGCGTTGCAGATCCGGTACTTCGCTGTCTTCGCCTTCTTCGTACCCGTGGCGCTGCTCCTGGTCCGCAGGCTGCCGCCGGTGCACGGCCGGACGATGGCCGCGCTGCTCGCGGTGTGGGCCTGGGGCCTGGTGGCCGGGACCCTGGCGGTGACGGTCTCCGCGCCGTGGCTGATCGCCTCGCAGGGGCACGGCAGTTACCGCTTCCTGCCGCAGGTGGCGAGCACGGTCTCCGCCGGGCGACAGGTTCTGGTGGCGACCGCACTGGTCGCGGCGGCGGGGACGGTGCTGGCGGCGCGGGTCACCGCCAAGGGCGCCGGTCCGCTTCCCCAGGCCGTCGTCCCGGCTCGCGCCGCCCGACTGGCAGCCACCGTCGGGACCGCGACGATCGCGCTGTCCCTGGTGGTCCTCTCGTACCAGCCGGTCGCCGCCGCCTTTCAGACGGTCTCCCCGGACGGCGGGCTGTTCGCCGAACCTGGCGAACTCCTGCGCCAGTGGCTGTTGCTCGGCTCCTGGGCGGGCCCGGCGGGTGCGCCGCTGGGCGGCTGGCTCCTGCATCGCGTCGGCGACGTGCTGCTGCTCGCCATCGTGTGGTGGGCACTGCGGAGGTTGCCCGGACTCCTCACGCGGGCCACTGTCCCGGCGATGGCGATCGGCACGGTCTGCGCGACCGTCCTCGGTCTGCTGGCGAGCCAGCTGCTGCGGGTGACACTGGACGGGGCGGACCTGCGCTGGGGACTGCTGTCCCTGTTCGCCGGCGTCGGCGACGGCGTCCCGGCCGCCCTGACCTGCGGCCTGGTGGCAGGAGTCGCCGCGGCCGTCACGCTCCGAGTGGCCGTGGGCCGCACGGAGACCACCGCCGCCACGGCCTCTGCCCAGGTCGCCGCTCCACATTAGTACTGCAGGCCACATGCGATCTTCCGCAGCGCCCGCGGCCTGCCACGTATTCTCGCCCGGAACATATCGAGCGAAGGACGGCGCACGTGGTGGACAGCAGCAAGGATCACGGCCGCACGTCTCCGGACGGTTCGGGTGTGGAGGCGCCGGAGCGCATCTCACTCGGCGTCCGGGCGCGGGATGCCGTCCGCCAGCGGATCGTCGACGGTCGCTACCCGCAGGGGGCGCGCCTGGTGGAGCGTGAAGTCGCCGAGGAGCTGCGCATGTCCCGGGTCCCCGTGCGGGAGGCCTTGCGCGCGCTCGTCACCGAGGGCCTGCTCGAACTGCTGCCGCACAGCGGCGTCCGGGTACGTCGGTTGGAGCGAGTCGACGTGGAGCACCTGTACGAGGTGTGGGAGCCGCTCGCTGTCCAGGCATCGCGTCTCGCGGCCCGCCGTGTTGCCGGGGCAGTGCCGGGGGACCTGTCGCCCCTGGCCTCGCTGCAGGCTTCCCTCGACCGGGCCGAGCGAGCTGCCGGCGATGGCGACGGAGCGCGCGAGGTGGCGGCTCACACCGCGTTCCACGAGGACATCGTGGCACTGACCGGCAACCCTCTACTCGCCCGCACCATGGAGCAACTGAGCTGGCAGCTTCAGCTGTTGTTCGGGATGCGCAAGGAGCCCGCGCACATGCGGGCACAGCACGGGGTGATGTTCCGGCACATCGCGCAGGGCGACGAGGAAGCGGCGGCGGCGAGCACGCTGCTGCACGTGCGCGACAGCCGGGCAGTGGCCATCAGGGCGCTGTTCCAGGACACGTGAGATTGGTATACAAAGTCAGCCCTTGAACAAGGGTGTCGAAAATTCTTCGCGCAGATTGCCTGAAATATGGGCCTTCTGCGAGAAGGGGATCGCTCCTTCCCTGCCACCCTCGCACTCTGGTATACAAAAGGCCAACGATCGCCGAACTTGATCCAAGGAGCCCCGATGTGCGTAGAGCCCGCCCCTCCCCCATCGACCCGGCTGACCCGGCGTGGCGTCATCGCGGGTGCCGCAGCGCTGGCGGGGACCTCAGCTCTCCTTGCCACGGCAACGCCTGACGCGGCAGCTGCCCGCCGGGGCATGTCGTCGGGCGGCGACCTGGTCGTGGACGGCGGCACGCTGCTGGACCCGGCCAACGGCGACGTCATCGAGGATGCGGTCGTCGTCGTCAAGGGAGGCATCGTCCGCGCGGCCGGGTCCCGGGAGCACGTCGCCGCACACGTCCCCGCCGGCGCGCCCGTCCTGCAGGCGCACGGCCGATGGATCCTGCCCGGCCTGGTCGACGCGCACATCCACCTCAACACGGCGGCCGAAGCCCGTGACGCGGTACTCAGAGGCGCGACCACCGCGCGCAGCGGGTCGACGAACTTCTACCAGGACATCGCGGTACGGGAGTTGGCCCGCCAGATGCCACAGCAGGCGCCCCGACTCCGGGCGGCGGGCATCTTCGTGACGCCGGACCTGGGCGACACCATTCTCGCCGACCCGGACCTGGCTCCCCTTGCCCGGCTGCGGGATGGTGTGCGCTCGACGGAGGCCCTGCGCCGCGTGGTCGAGGTGAATCTGACGCGCGGTGCCGACACCGTAAAGACCCGGGTGAACGAGCGCGCCGGGCTGCCCGAGCAGGACCCGCTGGTCCAGGTGTACACCCACGCGCAGCTGTCCACGATCGTCGCGGCCGCCCGCCGCGGCGGCAAGAGCGTGCTGTGTCACAGCTACAGCGAGAAGGGCTGCCACGACGCGGTGACGGCAGGAGTCCGCTCGCTGGAACACGGAGTATTCGTCGGCGAGCACACGCTGCACGAAATGCGGAGCCGGGGAACATACTTCACCCCGACGCTCACCGCGATCGCCGGACTCGTCGACTCCCCGGACCCGATTCTGGCGGAGCGTGGCCGCACGTATCTGCCTGTGCTCAAGCGAGCGGTGCTGGCCGCGCACGAGCTGGGTGTTCAGCTTGCGGCCGGTACGGACTCCTCGGGCGGCAAGGTGCAGCCCATCGGCCGTGAAGTGGAGTTGATGCGTGCTGCGGGGCTGCCCGCCCTGGACGCGATCCGCACGGCGACGACCGGCGCGGCCGAGCTGCTCGGCCTTGCAGGGACCGTCGGCCGACTGCGGCCCGGCTTCACCGGAGACATGCTGGTACTGGACGGCGATCCGCTCGCCGACGTCACCGTTCTCAAGAAGCCGGCGCGCGTGGTGCGGGCGGGCTTTGCGCTGCAGTGAATGCCACTCATGGTCCGCGCTGCCTCTACTCAGGGCGTGCGTGCCCTGCGCGCAGCTCCTCCCTCCTCCGACCACAGCTCTGAAAAGGAGCATTCGATGCATGCCGAGCCCTCACCCTCCACTTCCGGCAGCCTCTCCCGGCGGGGCGTGCTTGCCGGTGCCGCCGCCCTCGGCGGCAGCGTCGCAGCGCTGTCCGTGAGCGCTCCTGAGCCCGCCGCCGCAGTGCCGCACTCGGGAGCCGTGCCCCGAGCCGGCGACCGGATCTCCGAGCACGCGGGGCACCGTGCGAACGCCACGGTCTTCAAGAACGTGAGGCCGTACGGCGCGAAGACACCCGTCGACCTCACTGTGGTGGACGGCCTCGTCGTGAGCGGTCCGGCACCGAAGGGCGCGACGGTCGTCGACTGCAAGGGCCGGATAGCCCTGCCCACCCTGGTCAACGCGCACGTCCACCCTGACAAGACGTCGTGGGGCGAGCCGTGGGTGACGCGCAACCCCGCACACTCCATCGCCGAGTACACCGCCGAGGACGTGAAGCTGTACCACGCGCTGCGCACACCGCTGAAGGATCGCGCCCGGCGCCTGATGGCGCACGCGGCAGCCCAGGGAACCCGGGCCATGCGCGCACATGCCGACGTGGCGCCCGCGTACGACCTGGCGGGAGTCGAAGGTGTCGCGGCCGCCCGCAAGGCACTGCGGCACGCCCTCGACGTGGAGATCGTGGCGTTCCCGCAGCACGGCGTCATTCGCACCCCTGGCACCAAGGAGCTCCTTGAGGAAGCAGCGCGCACCGGTGCCATCGACCGGGTCGGCGGCATCGACCCGATCGAATTCGACGAGGCGCTCGACGAGCAGCTCGACGTGCTCTTCGGCATCGCCGACCGGCACGGCGTCGGCCTCGACATCCATCTTCACGAGCGGGGCGGAAATGGTCTGAAGTCGCTCCGCGAGATCATCGCGCGCACCCGAGCGCTGTCGCTCCAGGGCAAGGTCACCGTCAGCCATGTCTTCTGTCTGCCGGAGCTGACAGCCCTCGAACTCGGCCGGATCGC from Streptomyces sp. NBC_01707 includes the following:
- a CDS encoding amidohydrolase family protein, encoding MCVEPAPPPSTRLTRRGVIAGAAALAGTSALLATATPDAAAARRGMSSGGDLVVDGGTLLDPANGDVIEDAVVVVKGGIVRAAGSREHVAAHVPAGAPVLQAHGRWILPGLVDAHIHLNTAAEARDAVLRGATTARSGSTNFYQDIAVRELARQMPQQAPRLRAAGIFVTPDLGDTILADPDLAPLARLRDGVRSTEALRRVVEVNLTRGADTVKTRVNERAGLPEQDPLVQVYTHAQLSTIVAAARRGGKSVLCHSYSEKGCHDAVTAGVRSLEHGVFVGEHTLHEMRSRGTYFTPTLTAIAGLVDSPDPILAERGRTYLPVLKRAVLAAHELGVQLAAGTDSSGGKVQPIGREVELMRAAGLPALDAIRTATTGAAELLGLAGTVGRLRPGFTGDMLVLDGDPLADVTVLKKPARVVRAGFALQ
- a CDS encoding amidohydrolase family protein, with translation MHAEPSPSTSGSLSRRGVLAGAAALGGSVAALSVSAPEPAAAVPHSGAVPRAGDRISEHAGHRANATVFKNVRPYGAKTPVDLTVVDGLVVSGPAPKGATVVDCKGRIALPTLVNAHVHPDKTSWGEPWVTRNPAHSIAEYTAEDVKLYHALRTPLKDRARRLMAHAAAQGTRAMRAHADVAPAYDLAGVEGVAAARKALRHALDVEIVAFPQHGVIRTPGTKELLEEAARTGAIDRVGGIDPIEFDEALDEQLDVLFGIADRHGVGLDIHLHERGGNGLKSLREIIARTRALSLQGKVTVSHVFCLPELTALELGRIADDLAGAGISLTTVAPDSKLVLPLDLLRDHGVHVGLGTDGVRDAWSPFGDADMLHRSHLLAWVQDVRLDEELEAAFRAGADGGAQLLGLPRVDLEPGSPADFFLVRGECLPQVVVDLPARDMVVRAGRIIAKDGELTHY
- a CDS encoding GntR family transcriptional regulator, with the translated sequence MVDSSKDHGRTSPDGSGVEAPERISLGVRARDAVRQRIVDGRYPQGARLVEREVAEELRMSRVPVREALRALVTEGLLELLPHSGVRVRRLERVDVEHLYEVWEPLAVQASRLAARRVAGAVPGDLSPLASLQASLDRAERAAGDGDGAREVAAHTAFHEDIVALTGNPLLARTMEQLSWQLQLLFGMRKEPAHMRAQHGVMFRHIAQGDEEAAAASTLLHVRDSRAVAIRALFQDT